In the genome of Sulfurimonas sp., the window TAAATACAGCAAAATTAAGCAGGCAATATTTAAAGATATTGTTGCTGAATGGGTAAGTTTCTGCAATGAAGTTTTACATATATCTAAAGAACAGGCTATTGAATCTATAAAAAAAGACGGTAGAATCAATTTTATAAACTCTATTGTAAACAACTATTTTAAAAAATTTCATAGAATAATATTCAGTGAGATGTTCGAGACATTTTTAGAATATTTTAATAGAGTGCCAATAACAAAAAGCAAGCAGATTTTTATTGACAAGATACTTCAAAGCTCACTAAATAAAGATAACAGTTCAATAGCTATACGCAAGTTTAATCAGCTTCACAATAGGATAAGAATAGCTCAGGATAAAAAAAATAAAGAGATCTTAAAGTTAAAAAATAGAATCAGAGAGTTAAGAACTGAATTAAATAGTAGTGCTGAGATTAATTTTAATGAAGACAATGAGTTGTTATATGATATAGAGGATTTAGAAGAGGATCTAGAAGAGTTAGAAGAAACAAGCCTTTATCATTTTGATGACGTTATAGCCAATCTTAGAGACAATATGATAGACTCTATGAGAGTAGCTAGTTTAGGAGTTTAACAACTTTTAGTTTTGAAAAAACTTCTCCATCTTCTTTAAATATTTCAAGTTCTGTATCTATAGGGTTTCTTTGTTTTAGAAGTGAACCTTGAACAGAGTGAAGCACATGTGTAAATTTTGCAAATAACGGTACGACTATATATTCTATATGTGCATTAGCTATTACATCTGCCAACTTATCAATAATACAATAGTAAACTGCTTTGTTAACTGAGCGCTGAATTAAATAATCATGCATTATCTCTATATTGCTCTCTAGTATTTCAATTTCATCATCTGTTAAAACTTTTGATTCATGAGCTCTCTGTATATTATGCTCAATCTCATCTTCAACATCATGGTTTTCTTTTTCAATAAGTTTATTTAAATCACTGCAGTATTTTTTTAATTCTTCAAAAAGTTCATCTTTACTCAGTCTTCTTGTATCTGCATGATATTTATATGTATTTCCCTTTAGATTTTCATCACCTAAAGCTTTTATCAGTTGTATAACTATATTAAGGTAGACATATTTATCTTCTTTATTGTTGTCAAATTCAATACTAGTGTGAGAGATTATAGGTTTAGGACCAACATATTTTAATTGCATATCTACCCCTTTATATTGTTATACGTTAAATCTAAAGTGCATTATATCACCATCTTGCACTATATACTCTTTTCCTTCAAGTCTCATTTTTCCGGCTTCTTTGGCTTTTTGCTCTCCACCACATGCTATATAGTCCTCATAAGAGATAACTTCAGCACGAATAAAGCCTTTTTCAAAGTCATTATGAATAGCTGCTGCTGCACGAGGAGCTGTTGAATTTTTTCTAATTGTCCATGAGCGAACCTCTTTTACACCTGCTGTAAAATAACTCATAAGACCAAGTTTATCAAATCCTTTGTGAATGATCTGCTCTAGACCTGATTCTTTCACACCTAGTTCATCTAAAAACTCTTTTGCTTCCTCTTCATCAAGACCTACAAGTTCTTCTTCAACTTTTGCGCATAGTTTGATAAGTTCACAGTTGTTTTTATCTGCATGTTCTTTTAATGCTTTTACATAATCATTATCTTCTAAAAGACCGTCTTCATCAGTATTAGCACCATACATAATCTCTTTGTTTGTTAAAAATCTAACTTCTTGATTTAGCTGTTTGTATTCATCAGTATCAGTTTTGTCAAAGTTACGTGCTAAATTTCCATCAGCTAGGAATTCTAAAAGCTCTTCCGCTATATCTAAAATACCTTTTGCACTTTTATCAGCTTTTGCTTGACGCTTTAGTCTGTCTATACGGTTTGATAGTACTTCAATATCAGCTAAAACAAGCTCACCTTCAATGATCTCAACATCACGTAAAGGGTCAATACTTCCTTCGTTATGAACAATATTTTCATCATCAAAGCATCTTACTATTTGAAGAATAACTTCTGTTTCACGGATATTAGATAAAAACTTGTTTCCAAGACCTTCACCTTTACTTGCACCTTTTACAAGTCCTGCAATATCAACAAAATCAAGTGTTGAATACTGAATACGCTCAGGGTTAACAATCTTCGCAAGTTCTGATAGTCTTGAATCAGGAACAGGAACTATTGCTTTATTTGGCTCTATTGTACAAAAAGGGTAGTTTGCAGCTTCTGCGTTTTGAGCCTTTGTTAGTGCATTGAAAGTTGTTGATTTACCTACGTTTGGAAGTCCTACTAGACCTATACTTAATCCCATTTTTTACCTTTAGAAAATTTATACTTAATTTATCTTAAATAATTTTTGAGATTATAGCAAGTTTTTTAGAAAACTGCTCATAAGTCTAACGCCAGCACCTGTTCCGCCGTATACATTACAATCCCAAGGTGACTCAGTATATGCACTACCAGCTATATCAAAATGTAGCCATTTACCTTTATTTTCTTCTCTTATAAAGTTGTCTAGATATAATCCTGCCGTAATAGCTCCACCAAATGGTTTTGAAGCTACATTTGAAATGTCTGCTATATCGCTTTTTAGAAGTTTTTTAAGGTGTCTGTTAAAAGGAAGAGAACCAACTAGTTCCCCTGAATTATTCGCTGCATCAAATACATAGTGTTTAAGTGTATTTGAGTGTCCCATAACACCTGTAGTATATTGTCCAAGTGCTACCATACATGCACCTGTTAGTGTTGCAAAATCAAATATGTAATCTGCTTTTACTTTATCTTGAGCATAATCAAGTACGTCACATAAAACTAATCTTCCCTCTGCATCTGTATTTCTAACCTCTACAGTTTTCCCGCTTCTTGTAACTAAAACATCATCTGGCTTGTAAGCATCTCCACCGATCATATTCTCAACTGCACCTACAAATGCGTGAACTTCAATATCTAGTTTTAGTTCACTTACAGCTTTAATGATCCCAAGAACAGCACAAGCTCCAGCTTTATCCATCTTCATGGTTACCATAGAAGTTGATGGCTTAAGACTAAGTCCACCACTATCATATGTTAGACCTTTACCAACAAGAGTTATAACTTTTTTAGCTTTCTTCTTAGGTTTGTATGTCAGGTGTATAAGTTGGCTCTCGTGTCTTGAAGCACGTCCAACAGCAAGCATAGCGCCACATTTCTCTTTTTTAAGAGCTTTTTCACCTAAAATATTACATTCTAAGTTATTTTCTTTAGCAAGCTCGCTTGATAGTTTAGCAAGTGTTTCTGGGTGTATATCTTCAGGAATAGTATTTACAATATCACGAGTAAAACATGTAGCTTCTGCAACTATTACGGCTTCTTCAAAAGCATTTTGCAGCTTCTTGATATCTTTACATACTAAATTTATATTTTTTAGAGTAGTTTTTTTAGGTTCTGATTTATAAGTGTTGTATTCATAACCCCCTAATATAATTCCCTCTACAACAGCTTTTATATTTTGATCATCTACATCAAAACTAGCAGTTTTGTATTTAGCAGATTTTAGTGCTTTGATCGCTATTGAACATACACTTCTTGTGTTATCGCTTGATTCATCATCAACGCCACATGCTAAATATCCTTTTTCATGTAAAAAGCATATAGTGTCTTGCTCAGCTGTAAAACCTGCTAAGTCAAGGATCTTTTTGTCTTTAATTGTTTTTAGCTTATCTTTTGTAATTAAGTCAACTGATACGTCTGAACCATTTTTATTCTGTGTTAGTTTGATATTCATAATAATCCATTTTAGTTTAATATATAAAAGTATAATAGCAAAAAATGTTAAACCTATATATTGATGCTTTTTGATATAATTTCTGTATGAGAAAAAAAAGGGTTTTAATACTAGAGATAAACGACAAGAACTTTAATTCTTTAGAATCAATTTTAAAGCAAGAGGGGTATGAATCTATACAGTATAGATTCGATGTTGAAGATTTTGATTTTAATGCAGAAGATCTTGATGTAGCTTTAGTTAATACAAATATAGACTATATAAATATAGAACAGGTTTTTACACGTATAAATTTAAATAATGTGATTAAAGTTCCTATAGTTTTTTTAGATAATTCGCAAGAACATGACAAACAAGTTTTACAAAAATGTTATGAAAACGGTGGAAGTGATTTTATAAAAAGACCATTTGGTTCTAAAGAGATTATTTCAAGACTTAATTATCATTGTGAACAGATATACAAGTTGCGTGAATATAAACTAAGGGTGGATAAATTAGCACATCTTGCGACGGTTGATCAGATGTCAAAACTCACGTCAAAGATGCATATGCAAGGGATTTTAAAACACCAAGTAAGTAACTTTAACAGATATAAAAGTCCGACTTCTATTTTATATATAGGTTTAGAAAGTGTTGATAGGGCAGTTAGCACCTTTGGTTTTGAATATGGAGAAAAAATGATTCAACTATTCTCAAAACAACTTAAAAACTTACTAAGAGATTCAGATGCGGTGTCTCGCTGGTATGGATCGAATTTTATGATCTTGTTATCTGGAACAAATGTAAAGCAAGCTGAGATAGTTGCTAAAAAATTAAATACATCATTGTCGACTTTAGAAATTATGAACGATACCAAACCGGTTGTGGCATTTGGTATAACTGAGTTTACAGAAGACGATTCTGTAGAAGAGATAGAGCAAAGGGCGGTTTACGCCCTTAAAGAAGCGAAAAAGAAAGATTACGGAAAAATTTTTGTTTGCTAGTTAGTCAAAGTGTAAAATATCTTTGGCTTGTATCATATCTTTATCACCACGACCTGATAGGTTTACAATGATAATTTTATCTTTAATATTTTCCATTTTTTTAAGGTATGCTACTGCATGAGAACTCTCAAATGCAGGTATAATTCCCTCTTTTTGACTTAACCAAACAAAAGCATCTAGTGCTTCTTGATCAGTTGCATAATCATACGAAACTGATTTGTTGTCTTTATGGAATGCGTGTTCTGGTCCAATTCCTGGATAGTCAAGTCCTGCACTAATAGAGTGAGCTTCTAATACTTGTCCATCTTCATCTTGAAGTAAATAACTCATTTGCCCGTGTAGAACTCCAGGACGCCCCTTATTTAATGAACAACCATGTTTATCAGTATCAATTCCAAGTCCACCAGCTTCAATACCTATGCATTCAACACCTTCATCTTCTAAAAAGTGTTGAAACATACCTATAGCATTACTACCGCCACCTATACATGCGATTACATGATCAGGAAGTCGGTTTTCTTTCTCTAGTATTTGAGCTCTTGTTTCATACCCAATTATTGCTTGAAAATCACGTACCATTAATGGATATGGGTGTGGACCAGCTACAGTACCTATAATGTAAAAAGTATCTCTTGCATTTGTAACCCAGTGGCGGATTGCATCATTCATTGCATCTTTAAGTGTACGGCTTCCGCTCTCAACTGCATTTACCTTTGCTCCAAGAAGTTTCATTCGAAATACATTAAGTTCTTGACGTGAAACATCTTTAGCACCCATAAATATCTCACACTCTAGTCCTAAAAGTGCACATATAGTAGCTGTAGCAACACCGTGTTGTCCTGCACCAGTTTCAGCAATTATCTTTTTATAACCTAAGCGCTTTGCCATAATCCCTTGAGCTATAACGTTGTTTACTTTATGAGCACCTGTATGGTTTAGATCTTCACGTTTAAAATAAACTTTTGCCCCAAGTTCATCAGATATGTTTTGAGCAAAGTATAAAGGGCTAGGGCGACCTACATAGTCTTTTAAATAGTAATGAACTTCTTTCCAAAACTCTTCATCGAAACGGATAGACTTATATTCTTGTTCTAGTTTTAAAAGTGCGGGCATTAGTGTTTCAGGTACATATCTCCCACCGTGTATATCAAAATGACCATTTAGATCAGGATCATATTTCGAAGCTTTTGGTATATACATTAATCAACCTCTAAAACTGTATATACATCAGTTTTTTCACTTAAGTTTTTTATACCATCTAGAAATGATAGACCTAGAATAAAACAAGCCTCTACACATTTAGCGCCTGTCTGGTTTACAAGTGTTGCAGCTGCATTTGCAGTACCGCCTGTAGCTATTAGATCATCTATTAGTAGTACACGAGCATTTTCTACACCGCTGAATGCGTCTAAGTGTACTTCTATCTCATCAACACCGTATTCAAGTGCATATTTTTCACCGATTGTCGTATAAGGTAGTTTTCCTTTTTTTCTGATAGGAACAAAACCTATGCCAAGCATCTGAGCAAGTGCTGCACCAAATATAAATCCACGTGCATCTATACCTGCAATATAATCAAGGTTATAACTACTGTATCTATGGTGAAGATGTTTCATTAAAATACCATAAGCCTCTTTATTATTTAAAAGTGTTGTAATATCTTTAAATATAATTCCCTCTTTTGGAAAGTCTTTTATATTTCTAATTGAATTTTCTATTATTTGTTTATCGTTAGCGCTTAATGTCATAATTTTCTCCGTTATAGTAATGCATCTATTCTGTTTTCAAGTGCTTTTATTTTTCCGTTTAGTCTGTCGGTTTCTTGTCTATGTTTTGAGTTTCTTGATTTTAAAACTTTCAGTTCGTTTCTTAACTTTGTTAATTCTTCACTTAAAATGTCTACATTTCCTAGTGCACGCTGAAGCTGAATCTGATATTTACGTATCAATATCTCTGCTTCTTGAAGAGTTAGTTTCATCAAGTCGTTGCTTCTTTGCTCTTTAGAAGTGATACTTTTAAAGTAAAACATCTTTACAAAAAGGTAAATTGATAGTATCGATAAAACTGAAAGTAGTGACCATTCCCAAAACATATTTATTCCTTTAGTTTATTTCTATTTTTTCTACGCGTCCGCAGTGTCTACCACCATCAAAACTACCGGCAATCCAAGCATCTAAAATAGACTCTGCTACACCTTTGCCTACAATACGCTCACCAAAACAAAGTACATTCGCATCATTGTGACCACGTGCTACGGTTGCAGTGTATGCATCGTGACATAGTGCTGCACGAATACCTTCATGGCGATTAGCAGCCATACTCATTCCTATACCGCTGCCACAGATTAAAATCCCTTGTGCATCTGAGTCTTCTAAAACGCTAAGCGATAGTTTATGAGCATAATCCGGATAATCAACTCTATCTTTTGTAAAAGGCCCAAGGTCAATTACTTCATGTCCCTTTTGTTTTAAAAGATCAACAGTGTAATCTTTTAATTCTATACCTGCATGATCAGTTGCTATATAAAATTTCATCTAACTTCTCTCCTATGTAGTTAATAATAATTCTAAAATTGTTTGTACCGGTAAAAGCAGTACATAATCTTTAATAGGCGTCATAAGTACAATTAGTACTATTATGATACCATAACGTTCATTTTTATAAAAAAACTCCGCTACACTTCTTACCTTATGTTTTAGCGATAGGTGCATTAAAAAATGCGCACCGTCAAACTGTGGTATTGGCAGCAGGTTAAATACTGCTAAAACTATATTTATCAGTAATAAATTCCATACAAACAGATATGTAAAAATATAAAATAAACCATCTAAGGTAGTTGGTTTGGCCATTGCTAAAATAGCAACAGACGCAATAACACCAAGTGTGAAATTATACACTATACCTGCTAAATCTACCTGCATAGCACCATTGTAACCTGCATTTCTGATAACGGTAACGGTATTTATAGGTACAGGTTTAGCCCAACCAAATAAAAAACCACTCTCTCCACCTAAAAGTATAGGTAAGAAATACATAGTTGCCGGAACTAAAATTGTTCCAACAAGATCAACGTGAACTATTGGGTTTATGTTTAGTCTTCCTGCATTTTTTGCAGTCATATCACCATATTTATAGGCAACCCATCCGTGCATAATCTCATGTCCGATTATTGCCACGGCTAAGGCTAATACTGCAGTTATGATTTTTAATAAATCAATAGATTCCATGATCGTCTTTGTCGTGTTTTTCTCTCTCGGCTATAGCTTTATCCAGATGAATAGGTTGTTCTAAATCCGTTGGAGTTTTACCCATTCTATCCCATCTGATCTCCCAGTTTTCATCTATTGAAAAATATACAAACCAAGGTGTACCTTCAATATTTTCATATGGAACTGTACCCCAAAAACGGCTGTCATTTGAGTGATCACGGTTATCACCCATCATAAAATATTCACCTTCAGGCACTCTTATAGGACTTAGGTTAAATAGAGGTGCACGTCTTGGATTGCCGTCATTTATTACTTTGTCATCATTATGAATTCCATGATGATCTTTTCTATAAGGATTTTTTACCCATAGTTTTCCTGCAAGTTTTACTACTTCATAACCCTCATAGTTTTTTTCTATCCATTCATCACCTTCGTTGAAGTGTATAAAAAGATCTTTATTTATAAGAAAAAGCTCATCGTTTGGAAGTGCTACACATCTTTTTACAAAGTGAGTTTGAGTGTTGTGAGGGTATCTAAATATTACAACATCACCACGTTTTGGTTTGTCCCCATCGATCAGTTTTAAAGAATCACTCCATGGCATAATTGAGATCTCTAAAAAAGGGATATGTGGCATAGGGATACCATATGCGAACTTTTTACCAAATAGGTGATCGCCTATTAAAAGTGAATCTTTCATACTTCCAGATGGAATTCTAAAAGCCTGTGCTATAAAAAAGATTATAAATAAAACAATTATTATTGTTCCTGTCCAAGAGTTTGAGAATCTGTAAGCTTTACCTAATACCTCTTTCATTAAGCTTCTTTCTCTTCTTTAAGTTTTTTAGCATTTATCTTTGCAGCTTTTAGAGTATTGCTTAGAAGCATAGCAATAGTCATAGGTCCAACTCCACCAGGACTTGGTGTTATGTATGAGCTTTTTTTACTAACATTTTCAAAATCAACATCACCAACTAGTTTTCCCTCTTTAGTTCTGCTAACTCCAATATCTACGATCACAACATCATCTTTAACCATATCTTCCGTTATTAGGTTGATCACACCAACTCCACATAAAACAATGTCAGCGCCAAGTGTGTGTTTTTTCAGATCATCTGTAAAAATGTGACATATCTCAACTGTAGCATCTGCATTTAAAAGTAGGGCAGCCATAGGTTTACCAACAATGTTTGAAGCTCCAACAACTACACAGTTTTTACCTTTTACATCTATGTTGTACTCTTTTAGTAACTCCATTACACCAAGTGGCGTACACGGTACAAAACCATCAAGATTAGTTACTAAACGTCCTACGTTGTATGGGTGGAATCCATCTACATCTTTTGCAGGATCAACTAGTTCTAAAAGTTTAGTAGTGTCTATATGAGCTGGAAGAGGCAGTTGAATTAAAATACCGTCAACATTTGAATCGTTATTTAGCATTGTAATCGTTTTTTCAATAGCTTCTTGAGAGATTGTTTCAGGCATATCATGAGTAATAGAGTAAAACCCAACTCTGTCACAAGCTTTTTTCTTCATATTCACATATGCTGCACTTGCAGGATCTTGACCAACCAGCACAACAGCTAGTCCAGGTGTACAACCACATGTGTCTTTTAATTGTTTAACTTCTTGTTCAACTTGTTGTTCGATTTTTTGAGAGAGAGCTTTACCGTCTAATAATTGCATTTAAACCTCATAAATAATTTTTTAGATATTATATCGTTTTAATATTAACTGGAGTTTTTATGAGATTCGTACCGGCACTTTTTTTGCCACTTTTTTTATTTGCACAAAGTTCTTTTATAACACCGCTGGAGTACTCATCTTCGCTTTACAAAAATCCTAGAGGGATAGGGTGTTTTCATTGTCATGGTGAAAAAGGAGAGGGGAAAATAGTTGCAAATTACACTCATAACAAGCAGAAAAAAAACTTTGGCGGACCTGCTATAAACTCACTAAACTATGATGATTTTAAAAAATCTTTAGAGGTTTCAAAAAAAGGTATGCCGAGATACTACTTAACGACAGATGAGATAAAAGCTTTGTTTTTTTATCTGCAACAGATGAAGGTGGAAAATGAAAATTGATTTTAAAGATGCGTTGATGCTCTCAACACATAATGAAAAGCACCTTTTAAAAATACCACAGCTTGATGCACAGTGCATAATGTTAAATCTTGAAGATGGTGTTAGTAAAGAGCAAAAACCGGAAGCTTTAAGACTTTGCGGTGAGTATCTACAAAAGTATAAAGAACAAGAAAAGATGTTTGTAGTTCGAGTCAATGCTATAGATGAGGGTGGAATTGATGAAATTAACTATATAAATCAATTTAAACCTGATGCTATACGCGTACCTAAAATTCAAACACCTGAAGATGTAGAGAAAATTATAAATTTAATAGATAAAGATATTGAAGTTCATCTGTCAATCGAGAGTGCCAATGCATGGAATAATTTAAATAAATTACGCATAAATGAACGTGTAACTACTTTTTATATCGGTATGCTTGATCTCTCGGCGGATCTTGGGTTGTCACAGTCTATTGTAGACAGAGATAATCCTACTATGACGTATATGCTTAGTCATTTTTTAATAACTTGTAAATCTATAGGTGTAAAACCCGTGTCATTTGTTTATCAAGATTACAAAAATTTAGAAGAGTTCTCTAAATGGCTAGAACTAGAGAAAAAAATGGGCTTTAAGGCAAAAGGGTGCATATCTCCAAAACAATCAGAGCTTGTACAAAAGATATTCGGTCAAAGTGAAGAAGAGATAAAAAGGGCTTTAAAAATTGTCGAACTATTTGAAGCAAACGAAGCAAAAGGTATAACTGGGTTTGTTGATGAAGAACTTGGCTTTATAGATGAGCCAATCTATAAAGGAGCTAAAGTTATTTTAGAGAGAAACTAAAAATCAATTGATGTAATAAATCTAAGGTATTGTGCATCTTTGGTTTTATCTTCATAGTCTTGAAACTCGTAACGTAAATATATCTTTATAAAGTTATCTGTGTTATGTCTAAAGTGCGTATAATACGATTTATATTTAGTCAATTTAGAATCTATTTTTGCAAGCCATACAGAGAACTCGGAACTATGTTTACTTATGAGTTCAAATTCAAAATTTGTTTTTAGCATAAAAACTTCCGGTTTATTTTCACCCCTTCCATTTGAGATCATAGATGCTGTATATATTTTTGAGAGTCCTCCATATCCATCTGCTTTGTCTACACCGTCATTTTTAGTATAGTTAAGCGTTATGTCAAGATGCTCTGTAAATATTCCTGTTCTTAAACCAATAAGATCCACATCCATATGATCATATGTTTTCATGTTCTGCAAACCTACACAAAATAGAAGGTCATTGTTTATAAAGTTATCTTTATAATCTATTTGAAAAAAATAGCTGTCATAGAGTGATGGTGCATTGTAATAGTAAATATGGACATCAAGTGGCTCAATAGGGTGGTGTTTAAATCCAATCATAGTTATACCGTCACCAATCTTACCTGCAAGACTTTCATCTTTATATTGATCAGAGGTATATTTGCGCATTTTATTTATGTAGTTTAGTTGTATAGATGATTTGAAAATATTATTTATAACAAATGATGCACCTTGATAGCTCCATGGAACTATTCTGGCTGAGCTTTTATTCATAAGAGGCGTATTAAGAAGAAAATTACCGACTTTAAAAATTGAGTCTTTTGTTTTATATGCTAAAAAAGATTCAGAAACAGCAGTTAGTGCATTGCCGTCTTTATCGTTATTAAAAAGTGAGGTTAATTTTTTGTTTTTATGATCAACAATAGGCGTAGAATTATGAAAACCTACAGTGGCAAAAATAGGATTTGAACTATCGGTTGTAAGCTTTAGATCACCTCCTAAAGCATTTGCATAAGCATCTTTAGTGTTGTCTTCCTTATCTATAGTGTAGTAAAAATAAGTTAAATTTCCTGTAATATCTGAATTTTTAAATGCTGATTCTAAAGAGTCTCCAAAAATTATAATAGGAAAAAATAAAACTAAAAAATACTTAATAGCAGATCCCTTTTTTATAGTATTAATAACATCCAAGCCGTACCGATAGTTAAAAATACTAATGTATTTATGAGTGTTATTATACCACCAACCTTATAGATCTCTTTTGCTTCTATATACCCACTTCCTACATATATAACATTGGCAGATGAACCTTGTGGTGTTATGATCGCATTAAAGTTTGTCGCAAAAAGAAGTATTAATGCCATCATCTCTGCAGGTACGCCTGCTTTAATACCAACTCCTAAAAAGACTGAAAAAAGTGCTAACATTTGGGCAGTTTGTGATACGAAAAAGTAGTGAATAAGTACATAGGAAAGTGTAAGTCCTATATAAACTACAGGCCATGAAAATCCATCAATAAACATAGATATATTATCTCCTACCCATCCCATAAATCCAAATTTATCCAGATGTACGCTCATCCCATATAAAATTGCAAACCATATTAAAGTTCCAAGAGCATTTCCTTCATGCAGTAGATCATCTAGTGTAAATATATTACTAAGCATAAGTACGGATAACCCAAGAAAAGCTACAGCTGTTTTGTCTAATCCTAATGAACCTGACATGATCCATAAAAACACCATTCCGATAAATGTAGCTGCCATAATCCATTCATTGCGGCTTATTTTTCCCATAGTTTGAAGTGCATTTTCTGCTATACGCGGTGCATCAGGTGTATACTTTATCTCTGGCGGGTAAATTTTATATATTACCCAAGGCACAAGAAAAAAAAGTATTATAACAGGCAGTGATGCGGCTAATGCCCAAGATCCATATGTGATCTCAACTCCATATTCTGCAGCCATTTTTGCCCCTGCTGGGTTTGCCGCCATTGCTGTTAGCCAGAGAGTTGAAGATATCGTAAGTCCTGCCATTGAAGCCATCATTAAAAATGAACCGAGTTTTTTTCTAGTTCCATCTGATACTTTTGAATTACTATCATTCGCAAGTGCATTTACAATTGGAAAAAGTACACCTGAGCGAGCAGTATTGCTAGGAAAAGCAGGGGAGATAAACATATCTGCTGCTATAACAGAGTATGAAAGACCTAGTGAGCTTTTCCCGAATTTTTTGATAATTAAAAAAGCAATTCTTTTTCCCAGACCTGACTTTATAACACCGCGGGCTATTAAAAATGCAACTATAATTAGTAGTATAAAACTCTCTCCAAACCCGCTGTAAGCTTGTTTTGCACTCATAGTATTGGTTAGAACAGCTAACGATACTGCAATAATTGATGAAGTTAAAATTGGCATCGCATTTAGAATTACTGCAAATATAGCACTTATAAATATTGCAAATAGGTGCCAGGCTTGAGTATTTAAACCATCAGGAACAGGAGAAAACCAAAGAAATACACCTATAAAGAGTACTAATGCCTGCATATGGTGTTTGTATCTGTT includes:
- the lepB gene encoding signal peptidase I; this encodes MKEVLGKAYRFSNSWTGTIIIVLFIIFFIAQAFRIPSGSMKDSLLIGDHLFGKKFAYGIPMPHIPFLEISIMPWSDSLKLIDGDKPKRGDVVIFRYPHNTQTHFVKRCVALPNDELFLINKDLFIHFNEGDEWIEKNYEGYEVVKLAGKLWVKNPYRKDHHGIHNDDKVINDGNPRRAPLFNLSPIRVPEGEYFMMGDNRDHSNDSRFWGTVPYENIEGTPWFVYFSIDENWEIRWDRMGKTPTDLEQPIHLDKAIAEREKHDKDDHGIY
- the folD gene encoding bifunctional methylenetetrahydrofolate dehydrogenase/methenyltetrahydrofolate cyclohydrolase FolD, whose translation is MQLLDGKALSQKIEQQVEQEVKQLKDTCGCTPGLAVVLVGQDPASAAYVNMKKKACDRVGFYSITHDMPETISQEAIEKTITMLNNDSNVDGILIQLPLPAHIDTTKLLELVDPAKDVDGFHPYNVGRLVTNLDGFVPCTPLGVMELLKEYNIDVKGKNCVVVGASNIVGKPMAALLLNADATVEICHIFTDDLKKHTLGADIVLCGVGVINLITEDMVKDDVVIVDIGVSRTKEGKLVGDVDFENVSKKSSYITPSPGGVGPMTIAMLLSNTLKAAKINAKKLKEEKEA
- a CDS encoding cytochrome c is translated as MRFVPALFLPLFLFAQSSFITPLEYSSSLYKNPRGIGCFHCHGEKGEGKIVANYTHNKQKKNFGGPAINSLNYDDFKKSLEVSKKGMPRYYLTTDEIKALFFYLQQMKVENEN
- a CDS encoding CoA ester lyase translates to MKIDFKDALMLSTHNEKHLLKIPQLDAQCIMLNLEDGVSKEQKPEALRLCGEYLQKYKEQEKMFVVRVNAIDEGGIDEINYINQFKPDAIRVPKIQTPEDVEKIINLIDKDIEVHLSIESANAWNNLNKLRINERVTTFYIGMLDLSADLGLSQSIVDRDNPTMTYMLSHFLITCKSIGVKPVSFVYQDYKNLEEFSKWLELEKKMGFKAKGCISPKQSELVQKIFGQSEEEIKRALKIVELFEANEAKGITGFVDEELGFIDEPIYKGAKVILERN
- a CDS encoding OprD family outer membrane porin; protein product: MDVINTIKKGSAIKYFLVLFFPIIIFGDSLESAFKNSDITGNLTYFYYTIDKEDNTKDAYANALGGDLKLTTDSSNPIFATVGFHNSTPIVDHKNKKLTSLFNNDKDGNALTAVSESFLAYKTKDSIFKVGNFLLNTPLMNKSSARIVPWSYQGASFVINNIFKSSIQLNYINKMRKYTSDQYKDESLAGKIGDGITMIGFKHHPIEPLDVHIYYYNAPSLYDSYFFQIDYKDNFINNDLLFCVGLQNMKTYDHMDVDLIGLRTGIFTEHLDITLNYTKNDGVDKADGYGGLSKIYTASMISNGRGENKPEVFMLKTNFEFELISKHSSEFSVWLAKIDSKLTKYKSYYTHFRHNTDNFIKIYLRYEFQDYEDKTKDAQYLRFITSIDF
- a CDS encoding DASS family sodium-coupled anion symporter produces the protein MSNIKENRYKHHMQALVLFIGVFLWFSPVPDGLNTQAWHLFAIFISAIFAVILNAMPILTSSIIAVSLAVLTNTMSAKQAYSGFGESFILLIIVAFLIARGVIKSGLGKRIAFLIIKKFGKSSLGLSYSVIAADMFISPAFPSNTARSGVLFPIVNALANDSNSKVSDGTRKKLGSFLMMASMAGLTISSTLWLTAMAANPAGAKMAAEYGVEITYGSWALAASLPVIILFFLVPWVIYKIYPPEIKYTPDAPRIAENALQTMGKISRNEWIMAATFIGMVFLWIMSGSLGLDKTAVAFLGLSVLMLSNIFTLDDLLHEGNALGTLIWFAILYGMSVHLDKFGFMGWVGDNISMFIDGFSWPVVYIGLTLSYVLIHYFFVSQTAQMLALFSVFLGVGIKAGVPAEMMALILLFATNFNAIITPQGSSANVIYVGSGYIEAKEIYKVGGIITLINTLVFLTIGTAWMLLIL